A segment of the Calonectris borealis chromosome 2, bCalBor7.hap1.2, whole genome shotgun sequence genome:
CCTGTGACCTAGTAAGGCCTTTACCTACGTTTTATTAGTTCAGTCCTAATTTGGTCCTTAGCTGAGATATAAACACACACCATTTCATTGTTTACTTGTAAAATATTAACTTTACAATTTTTGGGGATTATGGTAATGTTtcaatatgtaaaaaataaaatgttaacacAACAGCTTAATGCCTCACATTACGAATTTATTAGCTCAACATGGAGATGTTTTTAGATAGCATTTGTACATCTTTACTAAATCACCAGTGAAGGCTTTATTGTCTGTCACTATTTTATGCCTGTCAAAATGTGCAAAGCCTTTACCAAAATGCTACAGTAATCTtagttacaaaattattttgattctaAGCTCGCATTTCATCTGGCCATAACCATAGgcaaaaaaaatgtgatttgttaCGCAGATCTATAACTACAGGGGTTGAAAAATACCTTGTGATACACATATCTAAGGTagacatttcagaagcaaaataacCTACCGGGAAAGGGATAAGACTCTATTCCTGATGTTTTAAGTTAGCAGACAGCAGTCTGCAGAAATGTATAGCTTCAATTTGTGGACTTTAAAGCTTCACACCAATATATGCACTTTAAAGATGTATTGAGATACAAGTGCTTCGGGGATTTAATGAGATACAAGCACTTCTAAGATTTACtaagaaataaaagcactgaCGAGCCAAATACGCCCCAATAAACCCTTGCTGAGCCAGGCGCCGCATCCAAATTCCCgaaggactgggggggggggatgcattCCGCCACCCGCGCACAAGACACGcgtgggcggggaggggggggacgggaGGAGGCGCCGCCCGCCGAGGGCTCCGCGGCCGCGGAGCACTGGGCGGGCGgcgcctcctcccgccccccccccccgccccacggcggcGGCTCCGCCTCGTCGCGGCGATCAGCTGCGCGCGCGTCACGTGGGCGCGTGTCGAAGGTCACGGCGCCCACAATGGAGCTGTCGGCGTACGCGCAGGGCGGGTGGCGGCTGCTGGGCGacccccgccgcttcccccgccgTCCGTACGCCGCTCTCCTCCGCGCCGCTTTCCGCAGCCTCTTCGATCAGCCCCACGCCGGGTTGGGTAAGGCGGCGTGGCGTGGGGAGAAGGCGGTGTGGGGGCGGTGCGGGCCGCGCTGCTCCGCGGAGCGCGCAAGCGGGAGGCGTGCTCATTCCTCCAGCGTCGCCACGCGCGTGTCCGCGTATATACACGCGTGTCTGCGCTGCATCGGTCGGCGCGCACCCCACACACGCACACGGGGCGGCTCCCACCCGGAGCGTCGCCCGTGGACGGCTCCAGGGTGCCGCTGCGCGGGGTGTCATCGCTAATGCGCGCCTGCTTCATTAAACCTTAAACCCCTCGAAAATAGAGGGGGGGACGGCGCGTGACGGGGTCCCCCGCACGCTCGTGTCCGCGTGGCAGGGCAAGGAGGCGGTTTTCCCCGGCCGCTTCGCTACGACCGTGTTTTTTTCGCGCGCGGATGCTTCCTACGGCAACCCCGGCGTGAGGGTGTACGGCCGTGCAATTAATTCTGCGGTATTAATgactccgccgccgcctccgcgcaCGGAGCGAGCCACCGGCGCCGGCCGGGGTGCGGGCAGCCCCGGTCCCCGCCCGGCCGGTGGCTCGGGCTCCGCTCCTCGCCTTTGGCGACGGGCTTCTGAGGAGCGCGGACGGGGCTTGGAGAGGAAAttgaggttttccttttcttttttttttttttcctttccccctcctttttttaatgggaaggagctggaggggcggcggggcgtgCATCGCCGGGCAGCCCCGCCTGGTACGGCTTGCAGCAGGCAGTGCttcagcccctctcctcctcttcgcACCTTGCCTACCTCCTCCGTCCTTTCGCTCTAAAACATCAAATGCGTTTCATTTGCAATTTTTGTGGAAGAGATACCCTTCGAAGGGCGAGAAGCAGCTCTTGGTACCGTGTGCTGGGATTTGGCAAATAAGCATGTCATCAgtaattcatttattttagacGATCCAGACCTGAAAGATATTGACCCTACGGTATTAAAACATTGCCATGCTGCGGCTGCAACGTGTATTCTGGAGGCAGGAAAGCAGAAAGCCGACATATCTGCTATAAGGTACTAATACTTCGAAGCTACCCCATTTTTCTGGCAGTTGTTACTTTAAACTGTACTGCTGAGTTAATGTTAACAGAAAACTAATACATTCTTTTTCCCTGTAGCACATGTCTAGAGGACTGTAAACTAGATAAAGAGAGAATAGAACAATTTTGCACCGAATATCAGGTTTTTAAACcaattttacatatttatgttttctttctctcatagGAATTTATTGAACCTagcaaatgttgtttttttttcttttttttctttttctctccagaaaaacAAGGATGCATTGGAAATCCTATTGGGAAGGTAGGTCAATCAGTCAGCACAGATATATAGTTTCAATTGCAGCTACTTTGAAACTGTCCTGGAAAACACCTATGCATATTTTAGGTGATTAAAGTAAGAAAtattgttccattaaaaaaaaaaaattgtacatttttaacaaactttagaaacttttcttcctcctttcaaaTTCCACTCTTAATAAACTTTTTGAACTTTTCAAGAAGCATTACAAGGATCATGAAGAGGTTCTTTATTGATGGACAGCTTTagaaaattagattttcttttagCGCGGGGAACTTTTAACTGTTGTGTTTTTCAGCATAGGCAGATCTCCTCTCCATATAACTGATGTGTCTTGGCGCTTGGAATATCAGATCAAGGTAATTTTAACACATCAAGGTGTTTCTTTAGTCTGTTTCAGTGCTGAGACCTGACTTTTTTCTAtgctctttgtttttaattcagagcAATCAACTTCATAAAACTTACCAGCCTTCCTACCTGGTGACCTTAAATGTAGAGGTACCGTACTCCCAGCACcctcagaggaaaaaatgcaatttcacgattttttttttttaataaaacgggcattgttgtttgctttttttcttcagaacagtGATTCAGGATCACACCCAGATGTTAGTTTTAGTTGCACGATGGAGCAATTACAGGTACTTCTTTCTTTCATCATTGTTTCTATGCTTGGCTCCAGTTGTGgatgtaaatgtttttaaaaacttgtcaaTCAAAATGAGATCATATatactattattaaaaaaaaaaatccagtactgGGAGGGTAGGAGAGAACCACCTATAAAAATTATCCGAGTGTAGTTTTCCTGTCTTCTCAAATAAAGTTGCAAAGTAACTGATTTTAGTTGCTTAGGGAGTTTTACATACATGCATAAATATTTGGTCTGTTTTCATAACTGTAATAGATATCTATATATATGGGAggaaatgcattatttttctgaaactctGATTTCCCGTGCTTTAGAGAAATGATTAAAGAAGCTGGTTCAATGGTTTAAATGTGTCATGATTAAAAGTAGAGAACGAACTGAAGGCTCTTCAGTGGTGTTAATGACATGTAAGAAATGTACTGAAACAAATGTTGATCTTTGTTTAGCGATTTAAATGTGTAACTGAACAATAGAGGTATTGTAATGCTTGGAAGTGACCAAACTGTGGAGGACTGGCAAGAGGGGTTgcggggagaggaaaagcaagatATTAAAACTTCGGGTTTACACCTCTCCTTTTTCAATGTGTGTCTCAAAAGTTGTCCTTTATTTAATAATGAGTGTTTTGAATGGGTTTGCTGACTTGGTTAAATCTGACGTGCTTTGCCTGGAGAATGGTCCTAGTACAAAATTACACTcaaagtattttcagtattttagaaatgtaTGTAGTACTTCAAAGCCTAGAGCAAATGTCAGCGTTAGCCATTGTAACGATACCGATAAAATCTACGTGTTAGGAGTAGTGATCTATTTTAGTAGCTTATGTATGTTAAAAGGTGTTTTCCTTCAGTTCCTACTTTTTTCTTACTACATTGTAAAATAGGGAGCTGTTTAATTACATGCTGGCATTGTTCATCAGTTGCAACATTTCTTTGTGGTATAAGGTGCTGGTTTCCCTTGATTCTctgtataaaaaaatattatgttcTACTAgctgaccttttaaaaaatatgtttattctaAGACAGTATTTCATCTTGTAGGATTTAGTTGGAAAACTAAAAGATGCTGCAAAAAGTCTAGAAAGAGCGAGTCAGATGTGATTGAAGGAAGGTGTCAGCCTGCTGAGCTGAAGTGCTCTCATTCCTAAGAATGTCTTCTAAATGACAAATGTCTTTCATCCCTtgatgcaaacttttttttttttttaagtccttggATGCGAATTAAGTGAAATAAGTGTTTTTTATGACGGCTCTTGGTATTCCTTGCTCgtgtcatattttttaaaattaactcttgTTAAATATTTGCTTAACCATCGTGTCTTCAAAGCattccttctattttattttgtgttttttcagaattgtcactgattatttttctctggAATCTAATAAAGTTTATTCGCTCCCGTTCTGCAATTTCTGTGGGTGAATTAGCTGTACCTGAAAGTAACGTTAGGTCAGCGCCGTGAGGTGAAAATCCCTTCCTCCCGTGCCGCTGCTGCGGCGCGTTTGCTAAATTGCCCACCGCGCTTTGTTATTTCACTCCAACTGACCTTACATCGGCGGTAAGAGTGAGGCTTGGTCCCCGGCGCGGGAGGAAAGAAGGACTTTAATTTAATTTCGTGGAGCCGAGGCGCCTCACGGAACGCCCCGACCCCGCGGGGCTGAGAGGAGCCGGTGTCGGCTCCGGCTCGACGGCGTCTCCCCCCTCGCGGTGCCGCTCCGcgcccggcagcggggctggcggggccgcggcgctcctctcccgctcgcccggggccgccccggcgccGGTGGCCGCCGCGGAGCCGCTCCTCGCCGGCCGCGCAGCGGAGCCCGCCCGCACCTGCCGGCGGGGGAGAGCGGCCCCGCGGAGGAAGCGCGGCGGCGGACGGGCCCTCACCGCCCCGCTGCAGCGCCCGGCGCGGCGCCGGGCTCTTCCCTCGCCGCTGCGCCCGGCGCGGCGCCGGGCTCTTCCCTCGCCGCTGCTCCGCGCCCGGGCTGCGGGCGGCGTCTTGTCCTCGGCGGCGGCGAGCGCCCGCGAGGGTTTCCCCGCGTCGCTcccgcccgctccgccggcgGCGCCCGGCGCTTCCCCGTCCCCTCCGCGGGGCGGGGGACTCCGCGGGTGTCCGCGAcacccgctcccgccgccgctcggggggggccggggcgggctggggccgAGGGCCGCCGCTCTGGGCGGGAAAGCGTCGGCGCGGCCCCCGAGGGGACGTGCGGCCCCGACGCCGGCGGCCCCGCGTAGccccggcggggcgaggggcgcgtcccgccgccgcctgcgggcGGAGGGCAGCGGGCACGAGGCGGCGGGAGCGCGAGGCCGCGGCGTGCTCCCCCGCGGAGGACCCGCTCCGTGGCGGGAcggggcgcgcggggcggccgcgggtgCCGGGGGCCGCGGGTGGGAGCGCGCAACAAGTGCGCGGAGGGAGGCGAGGGCTGCGAGCGGAGGGGGCCGGGCGGCGTGTGGGGCCGGCGGGTGTAcgggcaggggggctgcggcgcgggcaggatggggagggcagcgccgggcgggGGACGCGCCTCGCGGGGTGgtcgggggcgggcgggcggggggggagccGGTGCTTGGgacggggggcggcggggggtcgggcgggggcgcggagcccgggcggcagcgcggagggggagcggaggggctgaacgggagcggcggcgcgggcggaggGAGCGCGGGGAAGGCGGCATCGGACTCTcgcgggcggggggaggcgggcgggggccgcgggcgcggggccgggggtcggggcgggcgggcggcgcggtgGGGAAAAGGAGGCATCGGCGGCGCGCGGGGAGCGCgtgcagggcggggggaggggagggaggggaggggaggggagggggcggcgggcgggggaggggagggagggagggagggagggggaggcgggggcggagggggaggaggcggccgGGTTGCGGGATTGGGTCACGGGGAGGCTGCCGggccccggcggcagcgccgcTAATTCCCAGGCCGCCCTTAAGGAATGAGGCGCCCCACGTGACGCTGGCGGGGCGGGCGAACTCCGAGCCATTTTGGGGACGGTGTCAGTTTCCAGTGTGTGCCTTCAGCGTTGCATTCTTCCCTCCTccgccctcctcccgcccgcccgcccgcccgccctccttccctccccgggTCCCCGCCACCAACTatgaaataacaacaacaataatactcgtaataataataataataataaaaagaggaaCGCGAGCGAGGCCGCGAGGCGGagcggggggcagagggagagacAATGGGCTGGTGGAGAGAGGACCCATCCGGACCGGGGAGACTTTGCGCTCCCAGCGCCTGAGCCGCCCGGGCGGCGAACTCGGCGGGAGAGCGAGGGAGCGAGAAGGGCCGGTGGACGAGCGGAGGAGACCCGGGTGTTTTGTAACTAAAATGCGCGgagcgcagcggcggcggcggcaatAAGCTTATTGCAATTGACAGCGTCTGCAGTTCATTTCAAGATGGCCGCTTGGCTCACATTCATTTTCTGCTGAACGACTTTTAACTTTCATTGTCTTTTTTGGCCGCTCCGATCATCACCCACCGGCTCCGTTTTCCGGGTACGTATGAAGCGAGGTGTCGCCTTACCAAGGGCGGGGGGCGAAGGGGGCTCGGCGGCGGTTTTCGGCCGGTTTGGGGGCTGCAAAGGGGAGCCTAGGTGTCCCCCGAGCTCTCCGTATGGGAAAAGCGCTGACAGGCTGctccagccacacacacacacatatagacacgcagcagcagcagcagcagcctgtgcacTCGCTCGCGTTACGCACCCACATTTGCAAATTTTAgttcctttctttctccagacGCCCCCTAAAACCTTTCTGTGCACATGGCCCCCGAGGAGAATATTTATATTTCCAGACCCTGCTGCCAGCCCGGCCTGAGCGCCCTTTGTTTAAAGGCAGATTTTGATTAAACAGGGACGTTCGTGAAATCTGGAGCTGCCTGGGTCAAGTGATTTCAGTCCTCCCCGAAAGAAATGTGTCTGGGGGAGGTTAAAATGTCAGATAACGCACCCATTTTATAGAGATAGAGCCAGCGGGGGGTAGCGATCCTCCTGGAGGGGTTGTTAGGCGTCGGGGCACCCAGCAGAAAATGTTATTAACTTAAGTTGGACAAGTACTTGTGTGAAATTGGATGGGTTGTAAGATGGCGGTTCCCAGTTGTTTCCAATGCCTCCTCTTACATTTCTGCCCTAAATGCTGAAGTTTGGGGGTTTGTGCCtgctgggagaggaaaggggtgaCCAGCACCGAGAAAtaacttttttggggggtgaggaTAGCAGTTTGGCGGTGATCTTGGGGAGCTGGGGCGTGCGGTTTGCTGGAGCCTTTGGAGCAAAGCTGATGTGTCTGTGGGACGCAGGGGGggttttgaatttcttttctctgattggtaattttttttctcctgagccCGGGAAGGGTAAATTTACGTGAAATCCTTTGTCAGACCTTAAAGATGTCACGAGTGGGCTCCTCGTGCTGCTGATGGGCAGCGCTGGAAAGTTGCTGGTGTATGTTTTTGTAATTGCATGGCCTTGGCAGTATATAACGCGGGATGTTTCTCTGTGTTTActgtaaatatttgcaaataatcaggtaaaaataaggagaaaaatcgCATTTCTGTAGAAGTGAGATAGTCACTTTCCAACCTCTAGAAACTTTGATTCCCTCCTCCACTCTCCAGAAAAGTTGAGGAAAACCTGGGCGTGTGTGCCCATTTGCAAGCTTGgcattaaaaggatttttttttgcgtAGTCCGTAGTGGTCAGAGCAACTAATTTTATGGGACTGTCCCAAAGACCAGGGAGATTCTGGAAATACAGCCCAGAAAAGCAACTTTGAGTGACTCTGTGCAGTGCGTCctggaaacagagagagagacttGCGTTGCAGTTTGCCAGAGACACGGAGGGCTGACCTACCTAATCGCTTAGATAgcacaaaattaacattttagtgtattttttaaGTAGACGGATAGTGTCCTTCGCCGAGTTCCAGGGAGGCGATTTAAGGGATTGGGGTCCTTTTGCACTATGTTACCAATATTCAGGTCTTTCCTCGCTGCAGCGAGCTGGGCAAAGATATTTGAGCTCCGTGTGCCTTCTCTGAAAGAACCGTCCCTCCTTTAAAACATATGTGGCCATTCTTAAGCGAAAGAGTAATAACAGGCTCGATAGTAAGAGTGGCTCTGACTGATAATAGGTGAAGATGTAGAATGACGGCTTCTTTATTCCTGATGAGAGAGTTTTCCGAGAAGAGATGGGTGCAAAGTACACAAACCTACCCGAGCGATGCTTCtattttttgtgtatgtattttctGTTAGAGACCTGTCGAGCAAGGTTTGATACCTTATTGCCTTTATAGATTTTTAAGAATGTAGCGGATTCTTAGCAGGAGAAtgcacttctgtttttcttcattttgacaTAACCCGTTTAAGGCCTCTAAATAATCAGTTGGCTGGCGGTGCGAGTATTATCTCCGTATATTTTACGTTTAGTTGTTCCGTGCGTCAAGGTGTAAATATATATTGTCCTGGTTAAGAGGCTGTTTGTATTGACTGTGTGAAGTGTTGGTATTCTCCGTGCTATCAGCACGAGCcgaaaaaaatctgaaaggatTTCTCTCGTACCAAAATATTAAGCTCAGGCTGCTGTAGTAAAATGTGCTGCGTTCGTGTTACATACTCGCCGGCACAGACACGCGTGTGCGTGTGCTGTACGGGTGGCTTTTGGGGAGAAGTTAGGCATCTGGTTCAGCTCGCTGGAGAAAATCACTGATTTCAAAGATAGCTCATAGCACCTTGAAAATGTGCTAACTTTGGGCAATAAATAATCCGCCTTTAGGGGTGGCTTCGACAAAACAGGTTTCACGGTTGAATTTAATCCCCCTCCATTTAGGAAGGGGCTACGCCTGCGTGAAATAAACGCGTTAATGTCTTGAAAGGTTTGTCCCAGTCTGTCGGGGCTGGGAAGGAATTCTCGGTCAGCCGACTTGCGTGACCTCGGTCACTGCTGGGTTTTTTGATTCAGATACTTATGAATTATAAGGTAGTGACttgaacaaataaaacacagaaccGTGAAGGCAGCCTGTCCATGTTCGAGTACCCAAAGGGACCTCAGAGTCGCCGGCGTCAGGGCGCTGGACTCTTCAGAGGGGAGCGCAGAAGCCGGGCTCTGCCTTTTCTGGGAAAAGCAAGCCCTCGGTATCAGTTTAAAAGTAAGAAGCAGAGGGTCAGGGACCCTGGAAGCGACATTTAAACCGCAGTACAATGCAGCGGGGGTCTTGCTTTCCCGCACGGGGCTAGGAACAGCTTTGGGGACCTGGTCTGGCTTGGTGCTTCTTgcactttgcttttctgtgtggtCTGATGCTGGGGAGTTTTATCTGCTGCTCACTCGAGGGTTCTCCTGCAGCAGCAAGAGAAGTTTCCTGGCTAGGGTCGCTCGTTGGCGCTGTGCACACTTCTTGAGGAATATCGTACCCCTGTCCTGGGCAGTTTGGCCGAAATTCAAAGCTTTTAGAAAGCTTggtgtgttgtctttttttttttttttcgctgcCTAACATCGAAGTTTGCGAGTGGCTGGGGAGAACCTCGCGTCTTGAGATTTCTCCAGCTCGCACGGTGCTGCAATGAGAGATGGCTCGCAAGCTCTGCCTCGGGAAGAGTGGGGACCAAGGGTAGGAGCTGGTGTGCTGGGAGCACGGACATGGGGAAGTGAATAGCTTGCATTGGAGCAACGTTGTTACGTTACATTTTTCAGGATCTggttaacaaaaaataatttgctctgcaatTGACGTGGCtgacagggttttttcccccggtGTACTTTCCCCTTTACCTCTCATTCCCTCTCATTTTAAATAGTATGTGTGCATCTAACGTTGGTGCCAGTGCATCCGATGGGGGTTGATGGGTTTCAGACTGTGAAAATGACATTTGTTTTTCACTCTTGTCGCTGCATTGTGTTGACAAGGTGTTGATTTAGCTTTAGGAATGATCTGGTCACATGGTCCTTCGCATGTTGTCACTAATGTACCGTTTAAAGTCGGTTtgggcttccccccacccccccccggtgtgCTTTATTGCTGAAAAGGGGGTTTGTTTAAGGATCCGGAGTCTTGTTTTCTCCCGTCCAAAGACCTTACCCTGGTGCTGCAAATCTCTTTCCACCTCTTACAAAACTTTGCGTCGCGCTCGCTTCGTCCGCGGGAGGCTTTTCAAACGAGAGTCaaaagagggggggaaggaaagagagagagagagttgggggggggagaaaggaaggaaggagggaaaggaggaaaggggagaagggggaagaggggatgccggcggcgcggagcgggagCCGGGGCTCGGCACCCCGCCGGCGGTGCGGGGGGCTCGGTCcccgggagcgcggcgcggcgcggcggagagagggagggagcggAGGGGGAGAGGAGCGATCTCAGACCAGCTCCTCGCACCGAGTCGACGTGGAGAGAGGCCCCTGAGAGGATCCGAAATGGCCGAGGCTCGGGAGGAGCCTCTGGCGCTCGCCTCCGCCGGGCTGAGACCCCAAagcccggctcagccccgcgcccggggcaGCCTccgccgcccgggccgccccgcaCCGCGCCTCGGCACCCTCCGGGCTGCGGCACCCCGACCCCGCCCGGGCCACCCCCCTGcctcctcccgccctccccctccctcccctcgcaACCGGGCTCCCAGACCCCCGCGGGCTCCTCGGCTCCTCCACCCCCTCCGCCAGCCCCCGGGCCCCGCGTCCCACCCCctggcccggctcggctcggcccggcccgcccccccccccggccgcccccccgcccggctctcGTGTGTTCCCAGCGGTGGCAGGATGCCAAGTGTAAGTGTAAGTTGCTATAGCAACCCCCTCGGAGAGCGGAGCAGATCCGGATCGGCACCgagcagcagcggcagccgccCGGACCCCCCTCGCGGGCCGGCCCTGCCGCCCCggtgcccggccccgctccgaggtgcgtgtccccccccgtccctccccccgccgcccctccccgctcTCCGGAAATGCCAGGGCAGCCGCACCGGGAGGCGCTGGTTCCCCTTTGTGCTGCTCGCCGGCAGCCCGGTGCCCGGCCGTCCCCCCGCcgcagctcccctccgccccgctgCATCGCCGCCGAGCCGCCCGGGCAGCCCGAGCCGGCCGgtgccccgccgcgccgcggggagaGCCCGTGCCCGCCGGGGAGCGGCGCGGTGGGTGCCGCGGCGGGACCGCGCCTCCGCGGGGCTGCGCCCAGGCCGGCgtggggcggtgcggggcggtgcggggccgccccgccggcctcGGGACCGGCCctcgcccgccgcccggccccgcgccgccgccttcCGCGCTTTATCTTCCCCTGCGCCGGGGGATGCGGTTGCCCGGGGGAAGGGGACGCGCCGGATCCCGGCACCTGGGACACGCCGCCGCGCTCGTCCCCGCTGATCGGTCCTCTGTGTGTGTCTTTCAGAGCCGCCCCTCGCCACGCCAAAATGCACCGAACAACCAGAATCAAAATAACCGAGCTAAACCCCCATCTCATGTGCGTGCTCTGCGGCGGGTACTTCATTGACGCAACAACCATCATAGAGTGCCTCCACTCCTGTAAGTACGATCGGGCGCTCCGCGTTGTTCCCCCGCCGCTTCCCACCTTTCCCGGCATCCCGGGaacgcccccccaccccccaagcccAAACCCCCCGAGGTGCTCGGGACCGCCGCCCGTCCGCCGCCCCGACGGGATGGGAAATACGTGGCCCGGCCGCGGTGCAGTTTTTCTGACGACGGCCCTACGGTCTTTGTTAAAGTAATAATATATGTACTCTAAGCGTCTCCTTTTCATGGTAATTGCAGCTTATTTGGGTATTTGTTTAGTTTAAGCAGCGCGGTGCTGACAATGGACGATTTGCTCTAGCTTGCATACTTTAGAAAATCGCACCTCTGTCGATGCATATCTGAGCGTCACCTACGACCATCACTAAAAGGCTTTCGTGTTTGACTTACAGTCTGTAAGACCTGTATCGTGCGTTACTTGGAGACCAGCAAGTATTGTCCTATCTGTGATGTCCAAGTTCACAAAACTCGACCGCTTTTGAATATAAGGTAGGAGAACGATGCAATGCGCACCCTGCATCTCTTATTTTACTTTATATGGGGAGACCAGCAGTAGTCGTGTCGATGTTATCTCTTCGTCTGCGATTTAAATCTGAAAGGACTTGTCAGTTTACAAGCTAACTTGTGTGCATGCTCTCTCTTTGGAGTTTTGTCATTGATTGAAATTGAAGATTTCTCTGGATGCGAGACAGAAAGTTTTTGTTAGTCTTTTTTTGCATACGCCAGCCACTGATGCAAtgccccttccttctctcccattCTCACGTGTACCATCCCGACAGTTTCTTCCTCCACTTTCTATTTCTCCCAGACGCGCTTTACTCCAGCCATAGCTCCTAGTCATGAAAACTCTCGCTGAAACTTTCCAAGCTAAGAGGCAAAAGCCTTTAAAGCATGCTTctcctttcagaaatatttttcttgtcagCGTTACTTTTTGCTCTCTTTATTTTCTAGGGAGGACATGTAGTTTTTAAGGCCTTCCTTCAGTCCATGagaattatttttcagatgtggTAGCACAGATGAGTTTTGTTTTATAGCGGTATTTAGAGCAGTCTTAGTTTGATTACAAGGTC
Coding sequences within it:
- the COMMD3 gene encoding COMM domain-containing protein 3, with amino-acid sequence MELSAYAQGGWRLLGDPRRFPRRPYAALLRAAFRSLFDQPHAGLDDPDLKDIDPTVLKHCHAAAATCILEAGKQKADISAISTCLEDCKLDKERIEQFCTEYQKNKDALEILLGSIGRSPLHITDVSWRLEYQIKSNQLHKTYQPSYLVTLNVENSDSGSHPDVSFSCTMEQLQDLVGKLKDAAKSLERASQM